From the Lonchura striata isolate bLonStr1 unplaced genomic scaffold, bLonStr1.mat Scaffold_99, whole genome shotgun sequence genome, one window contains:
- the LOC144248875 gene encoding olfactory receptor 14J1-like has protein sequence MFFFLLNLALSDLGSICTTVPKAMHNSLWDTRNISYTGCAAQLFFFLFFTGAEISLLTIMCYDRYVSICKPLHYGTLLGSRTCAHMAAAAWASGFLNALMHTASTFSLPLCHGNALDQFFCEIPQILKLSCFKSYLRELGLIAVTMSFGFGCFVFIVFSYVQIFRAVLRIPSEQGRHKAFSTCLPHLAVVSLFVSTVMFAHLKPPSMSSPSLDLTVSVLYSVVPPALNPLIYSLRNQELKVAVWTLMTGCFQKH, from the coding sequence atgttcttcttcctgctcaacctggccctcagcgacctgggctccatctgcaccactgtccccaaagccatgcacaattccctctgggacaccaggaacatctcctacacaggatgtgctgcacagctctttttctttctgttcttcacTGGAGCAGAAAtttccctcctgaccatcatgtgctacgaccgctacgtgtccatctgcaaacccctgcactatgggaccctcctgggcagcagaacttgtgcccacatggcagcagctgcctgggccagtggctttctcaatgctctcatgcacacGGCCagtacattttccctgcccctgtgccatggcaatgccctggaccagttcttctgtgaaatcccacagatcctcaagctctcctgcttcAAATCCTATCTCAGAGAACTTGGGCTCATTGCTGTTACTATGTCTTTTGGATTTGGTTGTTTTgtattcattgttttctcctatgtgcagatcttcagggctgtgctgaggatcccgtctgagcagggacggcacaaagccttttccacctgcctccctcacctggctgtggtctctctctttgtcagcactgtcatgtttgctcacctgaagcccccctccatgtcctccccatccctagATCTGAcagtgtcagttctgtactcggtggtgcctccagccctgaaccccctcatctacagcctgaggaaccaggagctcaaggttgcagtgtggacactgatgactggatgttttcagaaacattaa